One genomic region from Lepisosteus oculatus isolate fLepOcu1 chromosome 20, fLepOcu1.hap2, whole genome shotgun sequence encodes:
- the cpne7 gene encoding copine-7 — translation MMMNEIQELSSPAAALSVVPTACVSKVELRVSCKSLLDRDTLNKSDPSVILMVQAQGQWTEIDRTEVIKSNLNPVFSKVFTLDYYFEEVQKLRFEVYDIHGHCSIGTRDDDFLGGIECTLGQIVAQKKMTKPLFLKYGKYAGKSTITVIAEEISGNNGYVELSFCAKKLDDKDLFSKSDPFLEIYRINDDESEQLVYRTEVVKNNLNPVWEAFKVSLSSLCSCDESRKLKCLVWDYDSRGKHDFIGEFYATFGEMQKVMGGNKVSWDCVNPKYKMKKRNYKNSGVVILSDLKLHRVYSFLDYIMGGCQIHFTVAIDFTASNGDPRNSCSLHYINPYQPNEYLKALIAVGEICQDYDSDKRFSALGFGARIPPNYEVSHDFAINFNPDDDECEGIQGVVEAYQNCLPKIQLYGPTNVAPIITRVAKLAAGEEKSKDASQYHILLILTDGVVTDMADTRESIVRASYQPMSIIIVGVGNADFTDMQILDGDDGVLRSPKGEPVLRDIVQFVPFRDFKTASPAALAKCVLAEVPKQVVEYYSYKAFAPKIPIVDSPNSIANTPE, via the exons ATGATGATGAATGAGATCCAGGAGCTGTCTTCGCCAGCAGCAGCTCTTAGCGTGGTACCCACGGCTTGTGTCTCTAAAGTAGAGCTACGGGTGTCATGCAAGTCTCTTCTAGACCGGGATACCTTGAATAAGTCTGACCCTAGTGTCATCCTAATGGTGCAAGCACAGGGGCAATGGACTGAG ATCGACAGGACCGAGGTCATTAAGAGTAATCTGAACCCGGTGTTCTCTAAAGTCTTCACTCTGGACTATTACTTTGAGGAAGTTCAAAAACTGCGCTTCGAAGTGTACGACATCCATGGCCACTGCAGTATCGGAACTCGCGATGACGACTTCCTTGGGGGCATCGAGTGCACCCTGGGGCAG ATTGTGGCCCAGAAGAAAATGACAAAGCCTCTCTTCTTGAAATATGGAAAATATGCTGGGAAGTCCACCATAACA GTTATTGCTGAAGAGATTTCTGGAAACAATGGTTATGTGGAACTTTCCTTCTGTGCCAAGAAATTGGATGATAAg GATCTCTTCAGTAAATCGGACCCCTTTTTGGAGATCTACAGAATCAACGATGACGAAAGTGAGCAGCTTGTTTATAGAACTGAg GTTGTCAAGAACAACCTGAACCCTGTCTGGGAGGCCTTCAAAGTCTCGCTGAGCTCCTTGTGCAGCTGCGACGAGAGCAGGAAGCTGAAG TGTCTGGTCTGGGATTATGACTCCAGGGGGAAACACGATTTTATCGGGGAGTTTTATGCTACCTTTGGAGAGATGCAAAAAGTCATGGGAGGAAATAAG GTCAGTTGGGATTGTGTAAATcccaaatacaaaatgaagaagAGGAACTACAAGAATTCTGGTGTCGTCATCCTCAGTGATCTCAAG CTTCACAGAGTGTATTCCTTCTTGGACTACATCATGGGAGGATGCCAGATACACTTTACT GTAGCCATTGACTTCACTGCTTCCAATGGGGATCCCCGAAACAGCTGCTCATTGCACTACATCAACCCCTACCAGCCCAATGAGTATCTAAAGGCCTTGATAGCTGTGGGGGAGATCTGCCAGGACTATGACAG TGACAAAAGGTTCTCTGCTTTGGGCTTTGGTGCACGGATTCCTCCAAATTATGAG GTTTCTCATGACTTTGCCATTAATTTCAACCCAGACGATGATGAATGTGAGG GTATCCAGGGGGTAGTGGAGGCTTACCAGAACTGCCTTCCCAAAATCCAGCTGTATGGCCCAACGAACGTAGCCCCTATCATCACCAGGGTGGCCAAGCTAGCTGCTGGGGAGGAAAAGTCCAAAGACGCTTCA CAATATCACATTCTGCTGATCCTCACGGATGGAGTGGTCACAGACATGGCTGACACTCGCGAGTCCATCGTCAGAGCCTCCTACCAGCCCATGTCCATCATCATCGTGGGAGTGGGCAATGCGGACTTCACCGACATGCAGATCCTGGATGGGGACGATGGGGTCCTCCGCTCGCCGAAGGGAGAGCCAGTCCTCAGGGACATCGTGCAGTTTGTGCCCTTCAGGGACTTCAAAACG